In the Flavisolibacter tropicus genome, one interval contains:
- the nuoL gene encoding NADH-quinone oxidoreductase subunit L, producing MYNFLAFIPLLPFLGFFILFLAGRYLSRTMIAIIGTGTISIAALLTIVLWIQYLQSPPPNGAYTQTLWHWFNTSSFSSTITLRLDSLSLTFVFVITFVGALIHLYSAAFMQHDRDYARFFASMNLFVCSMLILVLADNLLLLYLGWEGVGLCSYLLIGFWYETPANNRAANKAFYLTRIGDTAMAIGLFLIFQELGTLDIQQIAASAPMHFNIGSPTITAIALLLLAGGIGKSAQLPLQTWLPDAMAGPSPVSALIHAATMVTAGVYLIARMHIVFQLAPIAMNITAVIGALTLLVAGCSAMVQTDIKRILAYSTMSQIGYMFLALGVGAWGAAIFHFFTHAFFKALLFLAAGAIIETLHHEHNIFRMGGLRTRLPLVFWTFLAGAAALAALPFITSGFFSKDQILWYSLTANNGNPLLWLIALSGALITAFYTTRLILVVFWGEPKTHIGAPPNGLMTIPLLILAILSLTAGFIEWPHNMIHLTLFSNFVQNTLPATIVNETAIPEAIVQLIAILATLSGVYIGYLLYYRNLSIVERWKQSQGMESLRSFLLDGWRFDHFYNWLFVRPFLFLTSINKSDLFDQINKGIASGSRWMNQLISTTQNGSLRWYLAGVLFGILFILTLQLLL from the coding sequence ATGTACAACTTTCTGGCATTTATTCCGTTGTTACCTTTTTTGGGATTCTTTATCCTGTTTCTTGCGGGACGCTATTTGTCTAGAACAATGATTGCCATAATAGGTACAGGAACAATAAGTATTGCAGCCTTGCTTACCATTGTTTTATGGATTCAGTATTTACAATCTCCGCCTCCCAATGGTGCTTACACTCAAACATTATGGCATTGGTTTAATACATCCAGCTTCTCCAGCACTATTACCTTGCGACTCGACTCTTTGTCATTAACTTTTGTTTTCGTAATCACATTTGTAGGGGCATTAATTCATCTCTATTCGGCTGCTTTTATGCAACACGACAGAGACTATGCCCGCTTCTTTGCTTCCATGAATTTATTTGTCTGCTCCATGCTGATACTAGTATTAGCAGATAATCTTTTGTTGCTGTATTTAGGATGGGAAGGTGTAGGGTTATGCAGTTACTTATTAATTGGCTTCTGGTATGAGACACCCGCCAATAATAGAGCAGCAAACAAAGCTTTCTACCTTACACGCATCGGGGATACAGCCATGGCAATTGGTCTATTTTTAATATTCCAGGAACTAGGCACTTTAGATATACAACAGATAGCAGCTTCTGCTCCGATGCATTTCAATATTGGTTCACCAACAATCACAGCTATAGCATTACTTCTATTGGCAGGTGGTATTGGAAAATCAGCACAACTACCATTGCAAACCTGGCTTCCAGATGCCATGGCTGGCCCATCGCCAGTAAGTGCATTGATTCATGCCGCAACCATGGTAACAGCAGGTGTTTATCTTATTGCTCGCATGCATATTGTTTTTCAACTAGCTCCAATAGCCATGAATATTACCGCTGTAATTGGCGCTCTTACTTTATTGGTTGCTGGTTGTAGTGCAATGGTACAAACAGATATTAAGCGCATTCTGGCATATTCCACTATGAGTCAGATAGGTTATATGTTCCTGGCATTAGGTGTAGGCGCATGGGGTGCAGCTATCTTTCACTTTTTTACACATGCCTTTTTCAAAGCCCTTCTATTCTTAGCTGCTGGGGCAATTATCGAAACACTACATCATGAACACAATATTTTCAGAATGGGTGGTTTACGTACAAGGCTCCCCCTGGTGTTTTGGACGTTCCTTGCAGGTGCAGCAGCTTTGGCGGCCTTGCCATTTATAACCTCAGGCTTTTTTAGTAAAGACCAGATTCTTTGGTATTCCTTGACGGCCAACAATGGCAATCCCCTGCTATGGCTAATCGCTTTAAGTGGCGCGCTCATTACAGCTTTTTATACGACACGCCTCATATTGGTTGTTTTCTGGGGTGAGCCTAAAACGCACATTGGCGCACCACCTAATGGATTAATGACCATACCGCTTCTGATTCTTGCAATACTAAGTCTTACTGCAGGTTTTATTGAATGGCCACATAATATGATCCATTTGACTTTGTTTTCAAATTTTGTACAAAACACCCTACCGGCAACTATAGTAAACGAAACTGCAATTCCAGAAGCTATTGTCCAACTCATTGCTATTCTAGCAACTTTAAGTGGCGTTTACATTGGCTATCTGCTTTACTACCGAAACCTTTCAATAGTGGAAAGATGGAAGCAGTCACAGGGAATGGAGAGTCTCCGCAGCTTTTTATTGGATGGATGGCGATTTGATCATTTTTACAATTGGCTTTTTGTACGCCCTTTTTTATTCCTCACAAGCATCAATAAATCCGATCTGTTTGATCAAATAAATAAAGGAATTGCCTCTGGTAGTCGTTGGATGAATCAATTAATCTCTACCACACAGAATGGTTCCTTACGTTGGTACCTGGCTGGCGTACTGTTCGGTATTTTATTCATTTTAACCTTACAGCTTTTGCTATGA
- the nuoK gene encoding NADH-quinone oxidoreductase subunit NuoK — translation MPITAQAILIVAAILFILGLVGVLTRKNIIFILVSLEIMLNAAGMAFIAAGAKWGQPDGQIMFLFILAMAASEVSVGLALIMQAYHQHKTLDVDQLTALRDEPVTI, via the coding sequence ATGCCAATCACAGCGCAAGCCATTTTAATTGTGGCAGCTATTCTTTTTATCCTGGGACTTGTTGGTGTTCTTACCAGAAAGAATATCATTTTTATCCTGGTCTCTTTAGAGATCATGCTGAATGCTGCTGGTATGGCATTTATAGCAGCCGGTGCTAAATGGGGACAACCGGATGGCCAAATAATGTTTCTTTTTATACTAGCTATGGCTGCTTCGGAGGTTTCAGTAGGCCTAGCATTAATAATGCAAGCCTATCACCAGCATAAAACCTTGGATGTAGATCAATTGACAGCTTTAAGAGACGAACCAGTTACTATTTAA
- the nuoJ gene encoding NADH-quinone oxidoreductase subunit J, which produces MSLLFYISSFIAVLATLMVITRHQPIHALLYLVVSFMAVSMIFLSLGAPFIAALEVILYAGAIVVLLIFVVMMLNLGKETAKQEKQWLQPKVWAGPSILALILLAELGALLLKASPASMNITVVDARQVSLSLYREYIIAVELAGFLLMAGIVGAAHIGKHSKKHLHRFLQNEGTMEKPANNAKSIVILDKESSTQMPIANENSKRGR; this is translated from the coding sequence ATGTCTTTGCTTTTCTACATATCATCCTTTATTGCAGTATTGGCTACATTAATGGTTATTACACGCCATCAGCCTATTCATGCGCTTTTGTACCTGGTTGTTTCTTTCATGGCTGTATCAATGATCTTTTTATCGTTAGGAGCCCCTTTTATTGCTGCGTTGGAAGTCATTTTATATGCAGGAGCTATTGTTGTGCTGTTAATATTCGTGGTAATGATGCTAAATCTTGGAAAAGAGACAGCAAAACAGGAAAAACAATGGTTACAACCAAAAGTTTGGGCAGGTCCATCTATACTAGCCTTAATACTCCTCGCAGAGTTAGGGGCGCTTTTGTTAAAGGCAAGCCCAGCTTCTATGAATATAACAGTTGTTGATGCCCGCCAGGTTTCGTTATCGCTTTATCGCGAATACATTATAGCAGTTGAGTTAGCTGGTTTTTTATTGATGGCAGGAATTGTTGGCGCAGCTCATATTGGCAAACACTCTAAAAAGCATTTGCACCGCTTTTTACAAAATGAAGGAACTATGGAAAAACCAGCAAATAATGCAAAGTCCATTGTTATTCTTGATAAAGAGTCATCAACGCAAATGCCAATAGCTAATGAAAATAGTAAGCGTGGTCGTTAG
- the nuoI gene encoding NADH-quinone oxidoreductase subunit NuoI, with product MISHVRTIWLTFLHIFKKKATIEYPEKKVELHPRWRGRIVLTKDPDGGERCVGCYLCAAACPVDCIALQATEDENGRRYPEFFRINFSRCIFCGYCEEACPTYAIQLIPDFEMAEYKRQNLVFEKEDLLINSEGKYPGYNFYRVAGMEAGVKAKGQGEQEETPVDTHSLLP from the coding sequence ATGATTAGTCACGTCCGGACAATATGGTTAACCTTCTTACACATTTTTAAAAAGAAGGCCACTATAGAGTATCCTGAAAAAAAAGTAGAACTACATCCACGTTGGAGAGGTCGTATAGTTTTAACGAAAGATCCGGACGGCGGTGAACGCTGTGTGGGTTGTTATCTCTGTGCAGCAGCCTGCCCAGTAGATTGCATTGCCTTGCAGGCTACTGAAGATGAAAATGGAAGACGATATCCAGAGTTCTTCCGTATTAATTTTTCCCGTTGCATTTTTTGTGGTTACTGTGAAGAGGCTTGTCCAACATACGCAATTCAGTTGATCCCTGACTTTGAAATGGCGGAGTACAAAAGACAAAACCTGGTTTTTGAAAAGGAAGATCTATTGATAAATAGTGAAGGAAAGTATCCTGGTTATAATTTTTATCGGGTGGCAGGCATGGAAGCCGGAGTAAAAGCAAAAGGTCAAGGGGAACAGGAAGAAACTCCAGTTGATACGCATAGTTTATTACCCTAA
- the nuoH gene encoding NADH-quinone oxidoreductase subunit NuoH, translated as MTTMQHVWIVLGVLFVLLNIAAGLIWVERRMLALWQERLGPNRAGPFGILIVLADTLKLFFKEDWIPPFADKWVFITAPAIVVASVLMSFVIIPFAPNIVVADLNIGILFFLAMSSLGVFSIILGGWASNNKYSLLGALRGASQMIAYEVFMGLSLMGVVMLTGSFKLSDIVAAQQDMWFIVKQPVAAVIFLIAGIAETHRLPFDIPEAESELIAGYHAEYSGMKFGMFFIGEYLGITLISAMMTTLFFGGWLGPAFLPPWVWFFLKTFAFILFFILLRASLPRPRYDQLMEYGWKVLLPLVLLNLLVTGGIALWLRDH; from the coding sequence ATGACTACCATGCAACATGTTTGGATTGTATTAGGCGTTTTATTTGTTCTGCTAAATATTGCGGCAGGGTTAATATGGGTAGAGCGCAGGATGCTGGCTTTATGGCAAGAAAGGCTTGGTCCTAACCGTGCTGGACCTTTTGGGATACTAATTGTTTTGGCAGATACGCTAAAACTCTTTTTTAAAGAAGATTGGATCCCTCCTTTCGCAGATAAGTGGGTATTTATTACAGCACCTGCTATAGTAGTAGCAAGTGTATTAATGAGTTTCGTTATTATTCCTTTTGCGCCTAATATTGTTGTAGCGGATTTGAATATTGGCATACTGTTTTTTTTAGCCATGTCTTCACTAGGTGTATTTAGCATTATACTAGGCGGTTGGGCCTCTAATAATAAATATTCCTTGTTGGGCGCCTTGAGAGGTGCTTCACAAATGATAGCTTATGAGGTCTTCATGGGACTAAGCTTAATGGGTGTAGTCATGTTAACAGGTTCTTTTAAATTAAGCGATATTGTTGCAGCCCAACAGGATATGTGGTTTATTGTTAAACAACCTGTAGCTGCGGTTATTTTCCTGATCGCAGGAATAGCAGAAACCCATCGCCTACCATTTGATATACCAGAAGCAGAAAGCGAATTAATAGCCGGTTACCATGCTGAATATTCAGGAATGAAGTTCGGAATGTTCTTTATTGGTGAATACTTGGGTATTACACTTATATCGGCAATGATGACTACCTTATTTTTTGGAGGTTGGCTTGGTCCTGCATTCCTACCACCATGGGTTTGGTTCTTTTTAAAAACATTTGCTTTTATTCTCTTCTTTATCCTATTGAGAGCTTCCCTACCCCGTCCCCGCTATGATCAATTGATGGAATATGGCTGGAAAGTATTGCTGCCATTGGTTTTATTGAATTTACTAGTTACTGGAGGAATAGCACTTTGGCTGAGAGATCACTAG
- the nuoG gene encoding NADH-quinone oxidoreductase subunit NuoG, translating to MPTIYIDKVPYNVKAGKTLLEACLTLGFNLPYFCWHPAMGSVGACRQCAVKVFKDSSDTQGRLIMSCMEEVKEGQYLSISDPTAEAFREQVIEWLMTNHPHDCPVCDEGGSCHLQDMTVMTGHDYRRYEFKKRTYRNQYLGPLIHHEMNRCIQCYRCVRYYHDYAGGNDLNVFSAHNHVYFGREKDGVLESPFSGNLAEVCPTGVFTDKTLKEHYTRKWDLTMSPSICHHCSVGCNTIAGERYGEVRCVVNRYNGEVNGYFLCDRGRFGYEFVNSENRVQRPLIRHQRNEAVSDAELSIQLRTTLSNTNIIGIGSPRASLESNFALRQLVGSDNFYQGVSEDEAYLNRKVLQLLNFGEVQTASLKEIESADAVLILGEDIWNTAPMMALAVRQAVKKTAALQVSQKGHLPLWNDAAIKEQVQESNGFLANITIAGSPLDEITTETCYAAPDDIARLGFAIAHELNDSLPSVSNLSEELTQKVASIAHALRQAQHPVIISGITCFNEGIVKAAFDIAATLNSPERKAKLAYIMQECNSVGLTMMQAPFLQEAISRLKRQEETTVVILENDLYHSTNAPIADELFKLSGKVIVIDHLHNRTTEKADILIPAATFAEADGTLINYEGRAQRFYQVFMPDNPFIKESWRWLSEMLLIKNGTSNGKHIYLDRFEEQLEAALPQFKGLTKVAPSHNFTIHGERIPRQPHRYSGRTAMRANIQVSEPKPLQDNDSPLSFTMEGLKGYPPSPLIPFFWSPGWNSVQSVLKYQEEPGGSLRGGDPGIRLLNGKKEQKSILFKDIPEAFKARSEKWLLLPQYHVLGSGELSSYTKALASLSPEPFVSISVHDAEQLSIKEGGWIKLLTEGNEYSFPVKINNHLSNGLVLVSAGLKDRGALSWGNWSKIEKVEEK from the coding sequence ATGCCTACTATTTACATTGATAAGGTTCCGTATAACGTTAAAGCAGGTAAAACACTTTTAGAGGCCTGCCTGACGCTTGGCTTTAATCTGCCCTATTTCTGTTGGCACCCGGCAATGGGAAGTGTAGGTGCATGTCGGCAATGTGCTGTTAAAGTATTTAAAGACAGCTCAGATACACAAGGGCGACTGATAATGAGCTGCATGGAGGAAGTAAAGGAAGGACAATACTTGTCTATATCTGACCCAACAGCAGAAGCTTTCCGAGAGCAAGTCATTGAATGGCTAATGACCAATCACCCACACGATTGTCCGGTTTGTGATGAAGGTGGCAGTTGTCATCTGCAGGATATGACTGTTATGACGGGCCATGATTACAGGCGTTACGAGTTTAAAAAACGCACCTATCGTAATCAATACCTCGGCCCATTGATCCATCATGAAATGAACCGGTGCATTCAGTGCTATCGCTGTGTTCGCTACTACCACGATTATGCAGGTGGAAATGATTTGAATGTATTTTCTGCCCATAATCATGTTTATTTTGGTAGAGAAAAAGATGGCGTTTTAGAAAGCCCATTTAGTGGAAACCTAGCAGAGGTTTGTCCAACAGGAGTATTTACCGATAAAACACTAAAAGAACACTACACCCGGAAATGGGACCTAACCATGTCTCCATCCATTTGCCACCACTGCAGTGTTGGCTGTAATACAATTGCAGGCGAACGCTACGGAGAAGTAAGATGTGTTGTAAACCGGTATAATGGAGAAGTAAATGGTTATTTCTTGTGTGACCGAGGACGTTTTGGTTACGAGTTTGTAAATAGTGAAAACAGGGTACAACGTCCCTTAATTCGCCATCAAAGAAATGAAGCGGTAAGCGATGCCGAATTAAGCATTCAGCTTAGAACAACACTTTCCAACACTAATATTATTGGAATTGGGTCACCAAGAGCTTCTTTAGAAAGCAACTTTGCACTTCGTCAATTGGTAGGCAGTGATAATTTTTATCAAGGTGTTTCAGAAGATGAAGCTTATTTAAATCGCAAAGTTTTGCAGCTTTTAAATTTTGGTGAGGTTCAAACGGCCTCTTTAAAAGAGATTGAAAGCGCTGATGCCGTATTGATATTAGGTGAAGACATTTGGAATACGGCACCTATGATGGCATTAGCCGTTCGGCAGGCTGTTAAAAAAACAGCTGCACTTCAAGTTTCTCAAAAAGGTCATTTACCATTATGGAATGATGCAGCTATTAAAGAACAAGTGCAGGAATCAAATGGGTTTCTGGCCAATATAACCATAGCAGGTAGTCCATTAGATGAAATAACAACAGAAACCTGTTATGCTGCGCCAGATGATATCGCCCGATTAGGCTTTGCAATTGCTCATGAATTAAATGACTCATTGCCTTCAGTTTCAAACTTAAGCGAAGAGCTTACCCAAAAGGTTGCCAGTATTGCCCATGCTTTACGCCAGGCACAACATCCTGTTATTATTAGTGGCATTACATGCTTTAACGAAGGGATTGTTAAAGCAGCATTTGATATTGCTGCCACATTAAATTCCCCAGAGAGAAAAGCCAAACTTGCCTATATAATGCAAGAGTGCAATAGTGTGGGATTAACCATGATGCAAGCACCTTTCCTACAAGAGGCTATTTCTAGACTCAAGCGACAAGAAGAAACCACAGTAGTCATTTTAGAAAATGACTTGTACCATTCTACTAACGCCCCTATTGCAGATGAACTTTTCAAGTTAAGTGGAAAGGTGATCGTAATAGATCACCTGCACAATAGAACAACCGAAAAAGCGGATATACTAATTCCCGCGGCCACATTTGCTGAAGCTGATGGAACACTCATTAATTATGAAGGTCGGGCACAAAGGTTCTATCAGGTTTTCATGCCAGATAATCCTTTCATAAAGGAAAGCTGGAGATGGCTGAGTGAAATGTTATTGATAAAAAACGGTACAAGTAATGGCAAGCATATTTATTTGGACCGGTTTGAAGAACAGCTGGAAGCGGCGTTACCACAATTCAAAGGATTAACAAAAGTAGCTCCATCGCATAATTTTACTATTCATGGAGAGCGCATTCCCAGGCAGCCACATCGATATAGTGGCCGAACAGCTATGCGTGCGAATATACAAGTAAGTGAGCCTAAGCCTTTACAAGACAATGACTCACCCCTCTCTTTTACAATGGAGGGATTAAAAGGCTATCCCCCATCACCATTAATACCGTTTTTTTGGTCACCTGGATGGAACTCTGTACAATCAGTATTAAAGTACCAGGAGGAGCCTGGTGGTAGTTTACGTGGTGGAGACCCTGGTATTCGACTCTTAAATGGCAAAAAAGAGCAGAAGTCAATTTTATTTAAAGATATACCGGAAGCTTTTAAAGCAAGAAGTGAGAAATGGTTGCTATTGCCTCAATACCACGTACTTGGTTCAGGAGAATTAAGCAGCTATACAAAAGCACTTGCATCACTTTCTCCTGAGCCTTTTGTTAGCATTTCAGTACATGATGCTGAACAATTGAGTATCAAAGAAGGTGGCTGGATTAAACTTTTAACGGAAGGAAATGAATATTCATTTCCAGTAAAAATAAATAACCATTTAAGTAATGGGTTAGTATTAGTAAGTGCTGGTTTAAAGGATAGAGGTGCTTTGAGTTGGGGCAACTGGTCAAAAATTGAAAAAGTAGAAGAAAAGTGA
- a CDS encoding ester cyclase, translated as MINPDANKQIVNRYNKEFIEEDNIQTLYELIDPDFINHSYPIDVGRGPDGVLYFFNFFLRKAFPDIKIEIYDQIAEGDKVVTHKSIHATHKGNFLDMAATNKEVLIDIIDISRLRNGKIIEQWSLMDLDKVMAQIDDQEKVF; from the coding sequence ATGATTAATCCAGATGCAAATAAACAGATAGTCAATCGTTACAATAAGGAATTTATAGAGGAAGATAATATTCAAACATTGTATGAACTTATAGATCCAGACTTTATAAATCACTCCTATCCAATTGATGTCGGAAGAGGACCAGATGGTGTTCTTTATTTTTTCAATTTCTTCCTACGAAAAGCATTCCCGGATATAAAAATTGAAATTTATGACCAGATAGCAGAAGGAGATAAAGTAGTTACACATAAATCCATTCATGCTACACATAAAGGCAACTTTCTAGATATGGCAGCAACAAACAAAGAAGTTCTTATAGATATTATTGACATCTCTAGATTAAGAAATGGCAAGATCATAGAACAGTGGAGCTTAATGGATTTAGATAAAGTAATGGCACAGATAGACGACCAGGAAAAAGTGTTTTGA
- a CDS encoding NADH-ubiquinone oxidoreductase-F iron-sulfur binding region domain-containing protein — MVVLDDATCPVGFVHNLQHFFAQESCGWCTPCREGLPWIEKILLRIENGTGQLSDLDLLELHTKMLGPGNTFCALAPGAMEPLQSALKYFKEDFIQHIVQGRCPWHETHHSTQQDRRQMIIE; from the coding sequence ATGGTCGTTTTAGACGATGCCACATGCCCTGTTGGCTTTGTTCATAACCTGCAGCACTTTTTTGCTCAAGAAAGTTGTGGTTGGTGTACACCATGTAGAGAAGGATTGCCTTGGATTGAAAAGATCTTATTAAGAATTGAAAATGGCACAGGACAATTAAGTGATCTGGACTTATTAGAGCTGCATACAAAAATGTTAGGTCCTGGAAATACATTTTGCGCCTTGGCACCTGGAGCAATGGAACCTTTGCAAAGTGCCTTGAAATATTTCAAAGAAGATTTTATTCAGCATATTGTTCAAGGCAGATGTCCTTGGCATGAAACGCACCATTCAACGCAACAAGATAGGAGGCAAATGATTATTGAATAA
- a CDS encoding complex I 51 kDa subunit family protein, whose protein sequence is MEQPLTQHINANRPPLSLKEYEKVGGYSAVRKVLQQKDPAGVQKLVQDSNLKGRGGAGFSTGMKWSFVPMGPDAPHPKYLIANADEMEPGTFKDRLLLEGNPHQLIEGMIVAAYAIQADISYVFLRWAYKEAATLILKSISEAYEAGYLGKNILGSDWSLEMHLHTGVGRYMCGEETALLNALEGKRATPRAKPPFPQVSGLFGKPTIVNNVETFCCLPHIINNGADWFKGLSNSEDAGTKIYGVSGRVKRPGAWELPMGITMRELLENYAGGMLDGYQFRGVLPGGASTDF, encoded by the coding sequence ATGGAGCAACCTTTAACGCAACATATAAACGCAAATCGTCCACCGCTTTCCCTTAAAGAGTACGAGAAGGTAGGTGGCTATTCAGCTGTTCGAAAGGTTTTACAGCAAAAGGACCCAGCTGGGGTTCAGAAACTAGTACAAGACAGTAATTTGAAAGGCCGTGGTGGTGCAGGCTTTAGCACTGGTATGAAGTGGAGCTTTGTCCCTATGGGTCCAGATGCTCCTCACCCCAAGTACCTTATTGCTAACGCAGATGAAATGGAGCCCGGTACTTTTAAAGACCGGTTGTTATTGGAAGGAAATCCACATCAACTGATTGAAGGTATGATCGTGGCCGCATATGCTATTCAGGCAGATATCTCATATGTTTTCTTAAGATGGGCCTACAAGGAAGCCGCGACATTAATACTTAAAAGCATTTCGGAAGCGTATGAAGCAGGCTATTTGGGTAAGAATATTTTAGGAAGTGACTGGTCTTTAGAAATGCACTTGCATACAGGTGTGGGCCGTTATATGTGTGGCGAAGAAACAGCTTTGTTAAATGCACTGGAAGGCAAGCGTGCAACACCCAGAGCCAAACCTCCTTTCCCTCAAGTAAGTGGGCTATTTGGCAAGCCTACTATTGTGAATAATGTTGAAACCTTTTGCTGCTTACCACATATTATAAATAATGGCGCAGATTGGTTCAAGGGTCTAAGTAATAGCGAGGATGCAGGAACAAAGATTTATGGTGTAAGTGGAAGAGTTAAACGCCCCGGAGCTTGGGAGCTACCTATGGGAATTACCATGCGAGAACTCCTGGAAAATTATGCCGGTGGAATGTTAGATGGCTATCAATTCAGAGGCGTATTGCCCGGAGGAGCGTCTACTGATTTTTAA
- the nuoE gene encoding NADH-quinone oxidoreductase subunit NuoE, giving the protein MLSATERTAIDHEVSLLPHKKAAVIEALKIVQKERSWISDDSIEAIAAYLEMSPAEVDSVATFYNLIFRKPVGRHIILLCDSISCYVMGYQDLYKALQSQLEISFGETTLDNRFTLLPNACLGCCDRAPALMIDENLYRNVKTEELETILNQYS; this is encoded by the coding sequence ATGCTTAGTGCAACCGAAAGAACAGCTATAGACCATGAAGTTTCATTGCTACCTCATAAAAAAGCAGCAGTTATTGAAGCATTGAAAATTGTACAAAAAGAACGCAGTTGGATCAGTGATGATAGTATTGAGGCTATAGCAGCTTACTTGGAAATGAGTCCGGCAGAAGTGGATAGCGTAGCTACTTTCTATAACCTCATATTTCGGAAGCCAGTTGGCCGCCACATAATATTATTATGTGATAGTATTTCCTGCTATGTAATGGGTTATCAGGATCTATATAAAGCTTTACAAAGTCAACTCGAAATCAGTTTTGGAGAAACAACCTTAGATAACCGTTTTACCCTTTTGCCAAATGCTTGTCTTGGCTGTTGTGATAGAGCACCTGCATTAATGATCGATGAGAACTTATATCGCAATGTAAAAACTGAAGAATTAGAAACAATATTGAATCAATACAGCTGA